In one Pseudomonadota bacterium genomic region, the following are encoded:
- a CDS encoding ATP-binding protein codes for MANIKEVVVVSGKGGTGKTSFTGAIASIFHNKVMADCDVDAANLHMILNPEEVLQTKDFTGGKKGSINPDLCTKCGICKEVCRYDAISDDFIIKHFSCEGCGACYFLCPANAVDFSTGLAGYCYICSTANDGRFIFAELLPGEDNSGKLVAMVRNEAHAEAEKTGRELILIDGPPGIGCPVISSITGTHLAIVVTEPTPTGIHDLKRIVELTRHFQIKTAVVINKGDINAKYVEKMELYCKENNLIYLGEIPYETKITEAQKEAKTILDFAPECEASKSIRKIYTKLKSILEETWIADMEQKNN; via the coding sequence ATGGCAAATATAAAAGAAGTGGTGGTTGTAAGCGGAAAAGGAGGAACAGGCAAAACCTCTTTTACAGGAGCGATTGCGTCTATATTCCATAACAAGGTAATGGCAGATTGCGATGTGGATGCCGCAAACCTTCACATGATCCTCAATCCTGAAGAGGTATTGCAGACAAAGGATTTTACAGGCGGGAAAAAGGGTTCTATTAACCCCGACCTTTGTACAAAGTGCGGAATATGCAAAGAGGTTTGTCGTTATGATGCAATATCCGATGATTTTATCATAAAACACTTTTCCTGTGAAGGATGCGGGGCATGTTATTTTCTTTGTCCGGCTAATGCAGTGGATTTTTCTACAGGGCTTGCGGGATATTGTTATATTTGCAGCACTGCAAATGACGGCAGATTTATCTTCGCCGAACTGCTCCCCGGAGAGGATAATTCAGGAAAGCTCGTAGCTATGGTAAGAAATGAAGCCCATGCAGAGGCGGAAAAGACTGGTAGAGAACTTATCCTTATTGACGGACCGCCGGGTATAGGCTGCCCCGTTATCTCTTCCATCACAGGAACCCATCTGGCAATTGTGGTGACAGAACCTACCCCAACGGGTATTCATGATCTGAAGCGGATTGTTGAATTAACAAGGCATTTTCAGATTAAAACAGCCGTTGTGATAAATAAGGGCGATATTAACGCCAAATATGTGGAAAAAATGGAATTGTATTGTAAAGAAAATAATCTTATATATCTTGGCGAAATTCCATATGAGACAAAGATTACGGAAGCGCAAAAAGAAGCAAAAACAATACTTGATTTTGCCCCGGAATGTGAGGCAAGCAAGTCAATAAGAAAAATATATACAAAACTAAAATCTATTTTGGAGGAAACATGGATTGCGGACATGGAACAGAAGAACAATTAG
- a CDS encoding ATP-binding protein, whose amino-acid sequence MRIAFASGKGGTGKTTIAVNLAYFLARSLQKVQYLDCDVEEPNGHIFLKPDIQEKVPTKVMVPVIDQSKCTSCGECSSKCQFNALVTLPNNILVFPELCHGCGLCVKICPESAITEGNREIGYTETGKSEHNIEFIHGVLNVGEPMAVPLIQAVKHKYKKDCVQIIDAPPGTSCPVVKTISDADAVVMVTEPTPFGLHDLKVAVSMAQNLGKPIGVVINREKGEFAPLDNYLTRNKLPVLMSLPEDRDIARHYSLSYLIVKTLPVYIDQFTELAVNIGRLLGKNGHR is encoded by the coding sequence ATGAGAATAGCATTCGCAAGCGGGAAAGGGGGTACAGGCAAAACCACAATAGCGGTAAATCTGGCTTACTTTCTTGCCCGTTCCCTACAGAAGGTACAATATCTTGATTGTGATGTGGAAGAACCAAACGGACATATTTTTCTAAAACCGGACATCCAGGAAAAAGTGCCGACAAAAGTAATGGTGCCCGTAATTGATCAGAGTAAATGCACATCCTGTGGTGAATGCAGCAGTAAATGCCAGTTCAATGCCCTTGTAACGCTTCCGAACAACATCCTGGTTTTTCCTGAATTATGTCATGGCTGTGGCTTGTGTGTAAAAATATGCCCTGAAAGTGCAATAACGGAAGGTAATCGTGAAATAGGATACACTGAAACAGGAAAATCCGAACATAATATCGAGTTCATCCACGGGGTTCTGAACGTAGGCGAACCTATGGCAGTTCCTCTGATACAGGCAGTAAAACATAAGTACAAAAAGGACTGTGTCCAGATCATTGACGCACCGCCGGGGACTTCATGCCCGGTAGTAAAAACAATCTCAGACGCGGATGCCGTGGTGATGGTAACAGAACCCACGCCCTTCGGTCTTCATGATCTGAAGGTTGCCGTATCTATGGCTCAAAACCTTGGCAAACCGATAGGAGTTGTGATAAATAGGGAAAAAGGTGAATTCGCCCCTCTAGACAATTATCTGACAAGAAATAAATTGCCTGTACTGATGAGTTTACCGGAAGACAGGGACATTGCAAGACATTATTCCCTTAGCTATCTCATCGTAAAGACATTGCCTGTTTATATTGATCAATTTACGGAGCTTGCCGTTAATATAGGAAGGCTATTGGGAAAAAATGGGCACAGGTGA